In the genome of Vulpes vulpes isolate BD-2025 unplaced genomic scaffold, VulVul3 u000000762, whole genome shotgun sequence, one region contains:
- the LOC140597489 gene encoding small ribosomal subunit protein uS11 isoform X2 — protein MAPRKGKEKKEEQVISLGPQVAEGENVFGVCHIFASFNDTFVHVTDLSGKETICRVTGGMKVKADRDESSPYAAMLAAQDVAQRCKELGITALHIKLRATGGNRTKTPGPGAQSALRALARSGMKIGRIEDVTPIPSDSTRRKGGRRGRRL, from the coding sequence ATGGCACCTCgtaaggggaaggaaaagaaggaagaacaggtcATCAGCCTTGGACCTCAAGTTGCTGAAGGAGAAAATGTGTTTGGTGTCTGCCACATATTTGCATCCTTCAATGACACTTTTGTCCATGTCACTGATCTTTCTGGCAAGGAAACCATCTGTCGTGTAACTGGTGGGATGAAGGTGAAGGCTGACCGAGATGAGTCTTCTCCCTACGCTGCCATGTTGGCTGCCCAGGATGTAGCCCAGAGGTGCAAGGAGCTGGGTATCACTGCTCTCCACATCAAACTCCGAgccacaggaggaaatagaaccaAGACCCCTGGACCTGGGGCCCAGTCAGCCCTCAGAGCCCTTGCCCGCTCAGGAATGAAGATTGGGCGGATTGAGGatgtcacccccatcccctccgaTAGCACCCGCAGGAAGGGGGGTCGCCGTGGTCGCCGTCTGTGA